The Panicum virgatum strain AP13 chromosome 5K, P.virgatum_v5, whole genome shotgun sequence genome has a window encoding:
- the LOC120710615 gene encoding uncharacterized protein LOC120710615 translates to MPLLIRAYISPTIPPKKLTPGAHITCTSNTSYIFMAKLLLGLLLVLAVAGTMSAGDCDGDREDMIRECKKYEMFPAEPKIPPSAACCAVWQKADIPCLCKKVTKEVEKVWCMEKVLYVSNYCKRPFKPGYKCGSFTVPPLGQ, encoded by the exons ATGCCCCTACTGATTCGAGCCTATATAAGCCCAACCATCCCACCCAAAAAACTCACACCAGGAGCACACATCACCTGTACCTCCAACACAAGCTATATATTCATGGCGAAACTACTCCTAGGTTTGCTCCTTGTCCTTGCTGTTGCGGGGACAATGTCGGCCGGGGACTGCGACGGGGACCGGGAGGACATGATCCGGGAGTGCAAGAAGTACGAGATGTTCCCGGCGGAGCCCAAGATCCCGCCGTCAGCAGCGTGCTGCGCTGTGTGGCAGAAGGCGGACATCCCGTGCCTCTGCAAAAAGGTCACCAAAGAGGTAGAGAAGGTGTGGTGCATGGAGAAGGTCCTCTACGTCTCCAACTACTGCAAGAGGCCCTTCAAGCCTGGGTACAAGTGCGGGA GTTTTACGGTTCCTCCCCTTGGCCAATAA